The nucleotide window aggtgagagaggagcAGCTGAATCAAAGACCATCTAGTGGTTCAATACAtctggggtgagagaggagcagCTGAATCAAAGACCATGTAGTGGTTCAATACAtctggggtgagagaggagcagCTGAATCAAAGACCATGTAGTGGTTCAATACATCTGGTGAGAGAGGAGCAGCTGAATCAAAGACCATGTAGTGGTTCAATACATCTGGTGAGAGAGGAGCAGCTGAATCAAAGACCATGTAGTGGTTCAATACATCTGGTGAGAGAGGAGCAGCTGAATCAAAGACCATGTAGTGGTTCAATACATCTGGTGAGAGAGTCAACCAGCTGAATCCACCGTGTAGTGGTTCAATACATCTGGTGAGAGAGGAGCAGCTGAATCAAAGACCATGTAGTGGTTCAATACATCTGGTGAGAGAGGAGCAGCTGAATCAAAGACCATGTAGTGGTTCAATCCATCTGGTGAGAGAGGAGCAGCTGAATCAAAGACCATGTAGTGGTTCCATCATCTGGTGGAGCCAGAGGAGCAGCTGAATCAAAGACCATGTAGTGGTTCAATACATCTGGTGAGAGAGGAGCAGCTGAATCAAAGACCATGTAGTGGTTCAATACATCTGGTGAGAGAGGAGCAGCTGAATCAAAGACCATGTAGTGGTTCAATACATCTGAGGTCCAGGAGCAGCTGAATCAAAGACCATCTAGTGGTTCAATACatctgaggtgagagaggagcAGCTGAATCAAAGACCATGTAGTGGTTCAATACatctgaggtgagagaggagcAGCTGAATCAAAGACCATCTAGTGGTTCAATACAtctggggtgagagaggagcagCTGAATCAAAGACCATGTAGTGGTTCAATACatctgaggtgagagaggagcAGCTGAATCAAAGACCATGTAGTGGTTCAATACAtctggggtgagagaggagcagCTGAATCAAAGACCATCTAGTGGTTCAATACAtctggggtgagagaggagcagctgaatcatgttataaaacacaacaacctCCACATCCGCAGATTCACAAATACTGATGGATCATTTTCAGAGACAGGGTGGAAAGATGCAGGTtcctccagtcagccagccagccagtcagccagccagccagccagtcagccagtcagccagtcagtcaaccagccagtcagccagccagccatccagtcagccagccagccagctagtcagccagctagtcagccagctagtcagccagccagtcagccagccagtcagccagctagtcagccagccaatcagccagccaaccagccagtcggccagccagccaaccattcagtcagccagctagtcagccagccagtccgcCAGTtggccagccagtcagttagccagccagtcagctagccagtcacttagctagccagccatccaaccagccagccagtcagatatGTGCAGCATCCAGCCATCCATCTTAACAGTCAACCATCCATCCAaccagtcatccatccatccagccagtcaaccatccatccagccagtcaaccatccatccagccagtcagccagccagtcagatatGTGCAGCATCCAGCCATCCATCTTAACAGTCAACCATCCATCCAACCAGTCAGCCATCCATCCAGcccgtcagtcagtcagccatccatccaaccagtcatccatccatccatccatccagccagtccaccatccatccagccagtcagccatccatccagccagtcagccagccatccatccagccagtcatccatccatccagccagtcatccatccatccagccagtcaaccatccagccagtcaaccatccatccatccatccatccagtcagtcaaccatccatccatccagccatccatccatccagccagtcaaccatccatccatccatccagccagtcaaccatccatccagccagtcaaccatccatccatccagccagtcaaccatccatccatccagtcagtcaaccatccatccatccagccagccaaccatccatccatccatccagccagtcaaccatccatccagccagtcaaccatccatccagtcaaccatccatccagccagtcatccatccatccatccagccagtcaaccatccatccatccagccagtcaaccatccatccatccagccagtcaaccatccatccaaccatccatccagccagtcaaccatccatccagccagtcaaccatccatccagccagtcagccatccatccagccagtcagccatccatccatccatccagccagtcaaccatccatccatccagccagtcaaccatccatccagccagtcatccatccatccatccagccagtcaaccatccatccagccagtcaaccatccagccagtcaaccagccatccatccatccagccagtcaACCATCCAGTCAGATATGTAACAGCAGCAGGCagggctgagagagacagacgtgTCCAGACTCATACAGAACTACTGAGGCACGGTGATAATCACACAGATATTTGTCTCGGGTCCTGCATGGCCTCTTGTCAACCAACACACAGTACAACACGGTTATTTAAAACTCACAAACGTCATTATGTAGACCTGCGTATTtactgaggggaggggaggatttCAGACAACACACAGTAAAACATGGTTATTTAAAACTCACAAACGTCATTATGTAGACCTGCGTATTtactgaggggaggggaggatttCACGACAACACACAGTACAACACGGTTATTTAAAACTCACAAACGTCATTATGTAGACCTGCGTATTtactgaggggaggggaggatttCACGACAACAACATTAAGGATTACAAAGATAATAAAGGGAAATGAACTGAACTCATTTAAATATTCAGTGAAATTACAGGCTAATAAAGTGAATTGACCTGAACTAATTTAAATATTCAGTGAAATTACAGGCTAATAAAGTGAATTGAACCAAACTAATTTAAATATTCCGTGAAATTACAGGCTAATAAAGTGAATTGAACTGAACTAATTTAAATATTCAGTGAAATTACAGGATAATAAAGTGAATTGAACTGAACTAATTTAAATATTCAGTGAAATTACAGGCTAATAAAGTGAATTGAACAAACTAATTTAAATATTCAGTGAAATTACAGGCTAATAAAGTGAATTGAACTAAATTGAATGGGTGGGAGGACTTGTGACAGTAAATCcaagtgttctgttgtgtttcaTTGTCAGCAGCATATGTTTGTCCACAATGTCTCAGGCATCATTTACTATGACTGAAAACATCtcctggacatcagaacagtcaCCACTGACCTCCAACTGGATCAACAGTTCTACTTCAACGAGTCGGCAGCTCAGGACATTCTGCTTACCCCTGGACCAGGTCCTGTTCCCCGGGACTCGAAAGAGGAAGCGGCGGCGCAAGCGAGGCAAGCGTCATGACGAAACTACGGCGAGCATGTTGGACCCGCCATTGCCTTGTGATTCGTTGAGTTCCGTTCCAGATTATCCTATCAACGAGACCTGAAAAACTGTCATATCCTACGTTTCTCGGAGTTGTGCCGTAACGAGGACATGGATATACAATATGCATCGTCAAGACCAGACAGTAAGGCGAGACGGGGAAGAGTGTGTCTCTTTTTTTCGTGGCAGGTGATTTTAACGCAGGAAAACGTTAAATATGTTTTACCTCACTTTTACCAGAATTTCccctgtgcaactagaggcgacaaaactctagatcaccttcaCTCCACACAGGCGCATACAGCGaactctccttcaccctccatttggcaaatctgaccctAACGCtaacctcctgattcctgcttacaagcaaaaactcaaaacaggaagtaccaatacagaagtggtcagatgaagcggtTGCTAAGATACAGGACTGCTcctctagcacagactggaacatgttccggaaCTCATCCGAtcacattgaggagtttaccacaacGATGTCGTCCCCACATTGACCGttcgtacatatcccaaccagaagcaatggattacaggcaacatccgtactgagctaaaggctagagctgccactttcaaggagcgggatatTAATCCGGACGCTtctaagaaatcccgctacgagACCTCTGACGAGCCATCAAACAGACAAAGGGTCAATAAAGGACTAAGAtggaatcctactacaccggctatGATGCTCAACGGATGAGGCAGGGCTGTCAAACTATCACGGCTTCAGGGTGTGGTAAGCAGTAGCTGCAGAGGCCTCGTTCCTCTCTCCTCAGAGACCTGGCCTGGCCTCAGCCTCGTTCCTCTCTCCTCAGAGACCTGGCCTGGCCTCAGCCTCGTTCCTCTCTCCTCAGAGACCTGGCCTGGCCTCAGCctcgttcctctctccccagagccCTGGCCTCAGACTACATTAGAGACCTAGCTGGCTGTATCAGAGTGCTAGTGAAGGCTGGCTGGGTGGATAGCTGGCAGGGGATGGAACAGGGCCAATGGCATCATTAAGGGCTGCATGTTCTAATGGGCCTCTGCCTCGGCCCATCTAAATAGGGTCTCAAACTCTGCCTCCTAGtgctctcccccccccccccctctctcgcaGTCCcctatcgctctctttctctcccaccccctctctctgtctcactttctttcctctatctgtctccctctttctctgcctctctctctctatgtctccatctctgtcccctatctctctgtctccctctttctctgcctctctctctctatgtctccatctctgtcccctatctctctatgtctccatctctgtcccctatctctctgtctccctctttctctctctctctctatgtctccatctctgtcccctatctctctgtctccctttctctgcctctctctctctatgtctccatctctgtcccctatctctatgtctccatctttctctgcccctctctctatgtctccatctctgtcccctatctctctatgtctccatctctgtcccctatctctctgtctccctctttctctgcctctctctctctatgtctccatctctgtcccctatctctctgtctccctctttctctgcctctctctctctccacttcaaAGCCCATGACTTTATCCCTGTCCTGCTCGTCGGGCGGGCCCAGGCCCCCACAGCCAGATGAACTCCCTCAATTGGCATTAAAGTGAATAGACTGAACTGGGCACGCTCACAAAAGGCCTCACTGTTATcgtttagtacagtacagtagcctCAATGCTCTGAAGCTCTGGATTCACATACAATGACATGACACATTAAAAAGTCAGAGGCGGCTATTTATACAGCCTGCAGTCTATTGAGCCTCTTCCTACAGGGACCCATTCTATAGTCAGGGAAAATATGGTCTGAGAGAGCAGCAATCGCTACCTCTATCTATTAATGGGAAAATGGATCAGCCTCTCAGAACCCTACCGAGAGGAGAGATCAGCCTCTCAGAACCCTACCCAGAGGAGAGATCAGCCTCTCAGAACCCTACCCAGAGGAGAGATCAGCCTCTCAGAACCCTACCCAGAGGAGAGATCAGCCTCTCAGAACCCTACCCAGAGGAGAGATCAGCCTCTCAGAACCCTACCCAGAGGAGAGATCAGCCTCTCAGAACCCTACCCAGAGGAGAGATCAGCCTCTCAGAACCCTACCCAGAGGAGAGATCAGCCTCTCAGAACCCTACCCAGAGGAGGGATCAGCCTCTCAGAACCCTACCCAGAGGAGGGATCAGCCTCTCAGAACCCTACCCAGAGGAGAGATCAGCCTCTCAGAACCCTACCCAGAGGAGAGATCAGCCTCTCAGAACCCTACCCAGAGGAGGGATCAGCCTCTCAGAACCCTACCCAGAGGAGGGATCAGCCTCTCAGAACCCTACCCAGAGGAGGGATCAGCCTCTCAGAACCCTACCCAGAGGAGAGATCAGCCTCTCAGAACCCTACCCAGAGTAGAGCTTTATAGATCAGCATCTCAGAACCCTACCCAGAGGAGAGATCAGCCTCTCAGAACCCTACCCAGAGGAGGGATCAGCCTCTCAGAACCCTACCCAGAGGAGGGATCAGCCTCTCAGAACCCTACCCAGAGGAGAGATCAGCCTCTCAGAACCCTACCCAGAGGAGAGATCAGCCTCTCAGAACCCTACCCAGAGGAGAGATCAGCCTCTCAGAACCCTACCCAGAGGAGAGATCAGCCTCTCAGAACCCTACCCAGAGGAGGGATCAGCCTCTCAGAACCCTACCCAGAGGAGGGATCAGCCTCTCAGAACCCTACCCAGAGGAGAGATCAGCCTCTCAGAACCCTACCCAGAGGAGAGATCAGCCTCTCAGAACCCTACCCAGAGGAGGGATCAGCCTCTCAGAACCCTACCCAGAGGAGGGATCAGCCTCTCAGAACCCTACCCAGAGGAGGGATCAGCCTCTCAGAACCCTACCCAGAGGAGAGATCAGCCTCTCAGAACCCTACCCAGAGGAGAGATCAGCCTCTCAGAACCCTACCCAGAGGAGAGATCAGCCTCTCAGAACCCTACCCAGAGGAGAGATCAGCCTCTCAGAACCCTACCCAGAGGAGAGATCAGCCTCTCAGAACCCTACCCAGAGGAGAGATCAGCCTCTCAGAACCCTACCGAGAAGAGAGATCAGCCTCTCAGAACCCTACCCAGAGGAGGGATCAGCCTCTCAGAACCCTACCCAGAGGAGGGATCAGCCTCTCAGAACCCTACCCAGAGGAGAGATCAGCCTCTCAGAACCCTACCCAGAGGAGAGATCAGCATCTCAGAACCCTACCCAGAGGAGAGATCAGCCTCTCAGAACCCTACCCAGAGGAGGGATCAGCCTCTCAGAACCCTACCCAGAGGAGGGATCAGCCTCTCAGAACCCTACCCAGAGGAGAGATCAGCCTCTCAGAACCCTACCCAGAGGAGAGATCAGCCTCTCAGAACCCTACCCAGAGGAGAGATCAGCCTCTCAGAACCCTACCCAGAGGAGAGATCAGCCTCTCAGAACCCTACCCAGAGGAGAGATCAGCCTCTCAGAACCCTACCCAGAGGAGGGATCAGCCTCTCAGAACCCTACCCAGAGGAGGGATCAGACTCTCAGAACCCTACCCAGAGGAGAGATCAGCCTCTCAGAACCCTACCGAGAAGAGAGATCAGCCTCTAAGAACCCTACCCAGAGGAGGGAGAATTTTCCAGCATGCCTCTCTCCATGATCTCCAGGAGATGTGCTCTCTACTCTGTCCATATCCCGGAGGCTTCTGTTTGTTTTCTCTTTGAGAAAGGGGATAAAGTTCAGTAGAGTACTTTATAGATACTAAAGGGGATAGAGTTAAGTAGAGTACTTTATAGATACTAAAGGgatagagttcagtagagtacttTATAGATACTAAAGGGgatagagttcagtagagtacttTATAGATactagagttcagtagagtacttTATAGATACTAAAGGgatagagttcagtagagtacttTATAGATACTAAAGGgatagagttcagtagagtacttTATAGATactagagttcagtagagtacttTATAGATACTAAAGGaatagagttcagtagagtacttTATAGATACTAAACCTATTCAAGAAAATCAAATACTGCTTTAGCAACTGTATTAGGCAAAAGCAACTGAAGTTAAATAATGTTGTTAGACATTATTAAATGACAAAAAGTTAAGTGTCTTACACAAAGgtatattttcaaatgtcttcCCTGTAAAACGCAGGCCACTCCTGGATTTACATAACGCAAGTGTTAACAAGTCTGTGAATCACATCTGTGAACATCCAATTTAACAGTTAACAAATTGATTGTAAACCATCTCATTCAAGGGAAACAGCCCAGAACTCTTCTAACTAAGGTAAAGTGGGAGAGCTGAAAAGGCTGATGGACtcggagaacagaagagagagtgaAAACCCTGGCTGGATACCAAGGTGTTGAGTGACTGGATGAAGGTGAAGAAACACAAATAGCAGAGGATTCTACTAACATTATAAAACTGTGACTCAGCAGCTGACACGGCCAAAGCAAACAGAAGAGTTCCACTCCTGCCGTCGCAGAGCCTCTAATTTCATCATTCAACATACAGTCCACCTCCTCTGCCATGTGACAGGGTTTCAACTAGAcagtccacctcctctaccatgTGACAGGGTTTCAACTAGAcagtccacctcctctaccatgTGACAGGGTTTCAACTAGAcagtccacctcctctaccatgTGACAGGGTTTCAACTAGACAGTACACCTCCTCTACCATGTGACAGGGTTTCAACTAGAcagtccacctcctctaccatgTGACAGGGTTTCAACTAGAcagtccacctcctctaccatgTGGCAGGGTTTCAACTAGAcagtccacctcctctaccatgTGACAGGGTTTCAACTAGAcagtccacctcctctaccatgTGACAGGGTTTCAACTAGAcagtccacctcctctaccatgTGACAGGGTTTCAACTAGAcagtccacctcctctaccatgTGGCAGGGTTTCAACTAGACAGTCCATCTCCTCTACCATGTGACAGGGTTTCAACTAGAcagtccacctcctctaccatgTGACAGGGTTTCAACTACAcagtccacctcctctaccatgTGACATGGTTTCAACTAGAcagtccacctcctctaccatgTGACAGGGTTTCAACTAGAcagtccacctcctctaccatgTGACAGGGTTTCAACTAGACAGTCCATCTCCTCTACCATGTGGCAGGGTTTCAACTAGAcagtccacctcctctaccatgTGACAGGGTTTCAACTAGAcagtccacctcctctaccatgTGACATGGTTTCAACTAGAcagtccacctcctctaccatgTGACAGGGTTTCAACTAGAcagtccacctcctctaccatgTGACAGGGTTTCAACTAGAcagtccacctcctctaccatgTGACAGGGTTTCAACTAGACAGTCCATCTCCTCTACCATGTGACAGGGTTTCAACTAGAcagtccacctcctctaccatgTGGCAGGGTTTCAACTAGAcagtccacctcctctaccatgTGGCAGGGTTTCAACTAGAcagtccacctcctctaccatgTGGCAGGGTTTCAACTAGAcagtccacctcctctaccatgTGACATGGTTTCAACTAGAcagtccacctcctctaccatgTGACAGGGTTTCAACTAGAcagtccacctcctctaccatgTGACAGGGTTTCAACTAGAcagtccacctcctctaccatgTGACAGGGTTTCAACTAGAcagtccacctcctctaccatgTGACAGGGTTTCAACTAGAcagtccacctcctctaccatgTGACAGGGTTTCAACTAGAcagtccacctcctctaccatgTGACAGGGTTTCAACTAGACAGTCCATCTCCTCTACCATGTGACAGGGTTTCAACTAGACAGTCCATCTCCTCTACCATGTGACAGGGTTTCAACTAGACAGTCCATCTCCTCTACCATGTGGCAGGGTTTCAACTTTCTGTTGACAGGATGTGACTCATCTTTGCTCATGCTATGAAGCTGTGAAAACAGTGTGGGTTTGGAAAACATCGTGAGTCTTAAAGGTGGGAGTAAAACCTAGAATATTGCTTTGGGAAACAACACAAACCCTTGCAGTGGTAAAGAGAGATAAACACTCCCTTTAAAGAGGAGCCAGTTAAGAGAAAAGTAAACTACACTTGAATGTCTTTTTCAGACTACTAAACAACCCCTTGTACTTATACGTAAGCCTGAACAGAACAACAGATCAGAGGAGAACAGATCAGAAGAGAACAgatcagaacacaacagaacaggacagatcagaagaggacagatcagaacagaacagaacagaacagaacacaacagaacagaacacaacagaacagaacagaacacaagagaacagaacacaacagaacacaagagaacagaacagaacacaagaGAACAGAACACaagagaacagaacacaacagaagagaacagaacagaagagaacagaacagaacacaacagaacagaacacaacagaacacaacagaagagaacagaacagaacacaacagaacagaacagaacagaacacaagagaacagaacacaacagaacagaacagaacagaacaggagagaacagaacagaacataacagaagagaacagaagagaagagaagagaacagaacagaacacaagagaacagaacacaacagaagagaagagaacagaacagaacagaacagaacagaacataacagaacagaacacaacagaacagaacagaagagaacagaagagaacagaacagaacacaagaacagaacagaacagaacacaacagaacagaacagaacacagaacagaacacaagagaacagaacacaacagaacataacagaacagaacagaacataacagaacagaacacaacagaagataacagaacagaagagaatagaacagaacagaacacctgTCCTCAGGTAAACCCTCTGACTGATCCAATCAAAGCCGGAGTGTTACTGTACCCATCTGTCCATGAAAGGTGACTACAATAAACCCTGGCACATTAAACACAGTAATACTTGTATGCAAGCGGTTGTTCTTTGTGAGGATCCTTTAATTGACATTCTTATTACTTCAGAGTAAGAAAGCTGTGTCGACTTTACGTTCTTGGGGAAATAAAAATGTTGACAACAATGTATTTTTTCAATCTAGCCTTACTTCCCGTAGTTTAAACCTCTCCAAATAAGATGATAACAGGTGTAGGCCTATATACTCTATATCTAACCTCAACACCCTCAACCACTCATTTCATATTTTAAACTATAGTTTTATATGAGTTGATGAGGTCACATTCCTGTCTCAATAAAGTATCTTGTAAAATCTGAACGAACATCAATGCGGGACTAATATCGACGTACTGCAAGCCCACAACATGAAGACTGTATCTCATCTGCAGTCGTCTGTCACCAGTCCAAGTCTGGGAGGAAATAGATGAAATGATAAGGTCATTCAAAAAGAAAAATTCAAAAAAACTTTATTGATGTCTTTAATTCGTGCCAAAAATCGTGTGAGGCGAAACAACGCTATTGAAAGCATTTGATGAGTGTAAAGCAGGTATGTACAGGTTATAACGACAAACTCACTCACTTCCTTCTCTGATTTACAGGGTATTGTTATGGATATACTGTCGTAGTTAagtgtgtatttaaaaaaaaaaatatatatatatatttatccattattttaccaggtaagttgactgagaacacgttctcacttacagcaacgacctgggggaTAAATAACACTGGggttatacagtacatacagtctATGTCCTATTACTCAGACCTGGAGGGCCTAACCTTCCTAAATACTGATAGTTGCCATGGAGACAGCTCGTACTACACTCTCTAACTGACTCTACTACTATAACCTAGTGTTACCTCTCTCACTCTACTACTATAACCTAGTGATACCTCTCTGACTCTACTACTATAACCTAGTGATACCTCTCTGACTCTACTACTATAACCTAGTGTTACCTCTCTGACTCTACTACTATAATCTAGTGATACCTCTCTCACTCTACTACTATAATCTAGTGTTACCTCTCTGACTCTACTACTATAATCTAGTGTTACCTCTCTGACTCTACTACTATAACCTAGTGTTACCTCTCTGACTCTACTACTATAATCTAGTGTTACCTCTCTGACTCTACTACTATAATCTAGTGATACCTCTCTGACTCTACTACTATAACCTAGTGTTACCTCTCTGACTCTACTACTATAATCTAGTGTTACCTCTCTGACTCTACTACTATAACCTAGTGTTACCTCTCTGACTCTACTACTATAACCTAGTGATACCTCTCTGACTCTACTACTATAACCTAGTGTTACTCTGACTCTACTACTATAACCTAGTGTTACCTCTCTCACTCTACTACTATAACCTAGTGTTACCTCTCTGACTCTACTACTATAACCTAGTGTTACTCTCTGACTCTACTACTATAACCTAGTGTTCTCTCTGACTCTACTACTATAACCTAGTGTTACCTCTCTGACTCTACTACTATAACCTAGTTACCTCTTGACTCTACTACTATAACCTAGTGATACCGCTCTGACTACTACTATAACCTAGTGTTACCTCTCTGACTCTACTACTATAACCTAGTGTTACCTCTCTGACTCTACTACTATAACCTAGTGTTACCTCTCTGACTCTACTACTATAACCTAGTGTTACCTCTCTGACTCTACTACTATAACCTAGTGATACCTCTCTGACTCTACTACTATAACCTAGTGATACCTCTCTGACTCTACTACTATAACCTAGTGATACCTCTCTGACTCTACTACTATAACCTAGTGATACCTCTCTGACTCTACTACTATAACCTAGTGTTACCTCTCTGACTCTACTACTATAACCTAGTGTTACCTCTCTGACTCTACTACTATAATCTAGTGTTACCTCTCTGACTCTACTACTATAATCTAGTGTTACCTCTCTGACTCTACTACTATAATCTAGTGTTACCTCTCTGACTC belongs to Oncorhynchus keta strain PuntledgeMale-10-30-2019 unplaced genomic scaffold, Oket_V2 Un_scaffold_3956_pilon_pilon, whole genome shotgun sequence and includes:
- the LOC127928782 gene encoding uncharacterized protein LOC127928782 isoform X7; translation: MMQEYQSRGAPVREITLDYSSRVREVTLDYSSRVREVTLDYSSRVREVTLDYSSRVREVTLGYSSRVREVTLGYSSRVREVSLGYSSRVREVSLGYSSRVREVSLGYSSRVREVSLGYSSRVREVTLGYSSRVREVTLGYSSRVREVTLGYSSRVREVTLGYSSRVREVTLGYSSRVREVSLGYSSRVREVTLGYSSRVREVTLGYSSRVREVSLDYSSRVREVTLDYSSRVREVTLGYSSRVREVTLDYSSRVREVTLDYSSRVREVSLDYSSRVREVTLGYSSRVREVSLGYSSRVREVSLGYSSRVREVTLGYSSRVS
- the LOC127928782 gene encoding uncharacterized protein LOC127928782 isoform X9, with the protein product MMQEYQSRGAPVREITLDYSSRVREVTLDYSSRVREVTLDYSSRVREVTLDYSSRVREVTLGYSSRVREVTLGYSSRVREVSLGYSSRVREVSLGYSSRVREVSLGYSSRVREVSLGYSSRVREVTLGYSSRVREVTLGYSSRVREVTLGYSSRVREVSLGYSSRVREVTLGYSSRVREVTLDYSSRVREVTLGYSSRVREVSLDYSSRVREVTLDYSSRVREVTLGYSSRVREVTLDYSSRVREVTLDYSSRVREVSLDYSSRVREVTLGYSSRVREVSLGYSSRVREVSLGYSSRVREVTLGYSSRVS